The Pseudomonas sp. R4-35-07 genome contains a region encoding:
- a CDS encoding nuclear FMR1 interacting 1 family protein has product MTRGQVKRRLSFNWWQYLALALLPLFVINLVFGRAESLLPVLAMPLFIAGVASMFLSLRYFHAYKHALIATSKALDTPEEPAAWIALAARRRTALLVAALPAWIGALAVFVGLEAVPLFLLALSTMVLFYLYRIPRQLG; this is encoded by the coding sequence GTGACCCGCGGCCAGGTGAAACGGCGATTGTCCTTCAACTGGTGGCAGTACCTGGCCCTGGCATTGCTGCCATTGTTTGTGATCAACCTGGTGTTCGGCCGCGCCGAGTCCCTGCTGCCCGTACTGGCCATGCCGTTGTTTATCGCCGGCGTGGCCTCGATGTTTCTCAGCCTGCGTTATTTTCACGCCTATAAACACGCGCTGATCGCCACCTCCAAAGCCCTCGACACCCCGGAAGAACCCGCCGCCTGGATCGCCCTTGCGGCGCGTCGACGCACGGCCTTGCTGGTGGCGGCATTGCCAGCCTGGATCGGTGCGCTGGCGGTATTCGTCGGCCTGGAAGCGGTGCCGCTGTTCTTGCTGGCGCTGTCGACGATGGTGCTGTTTTACCTCTATCGCATACCGCGTCAGTTGGGATGA
- a CDS encoding YhcG family protein, which yields MSETSIGLSAPPEGYTDWLTDLKGRIHNAQQRASIAVNRELVLLYWQIGREILGRQSDQGWGSKVIDRLAQDLRAAFPDIKGFSPRNLKYMRAFAEAWPDSEFVQEVLAQLPWYHQIALLDKLPGPETRRWYVSQTIKHNWSRNALVLHIENRLLERSGRAVSNFENHLPKAQSDLARESLKDPYRFDFLSLGLDAQERDIENALIKHVTEFLLELGAGFAYVGRQVLLNVGGDEFFVDLLFYHLKLRCYVVIELKAGKFKPEHLGKLSFYLAAVDAELKHPQDGPTIGLLLCKGKNEVVAEYALRDNNRPIGVAEYQWVESLSAELQTSLPSIEQIERELAG from the coding sequence ATGAGCGAAACCTCTATTGGGTTGTCCGCGCCACCCGAGGGCTACACCGATTGGCTGACAGACCTCAAGGGCCGCATCCATAACGCACAGCAGCGCGCGTCAATCGCGGTCAATCGTGAATTGGTGCTGCTCTACTGGCAGATTGGACGCGAAATTTTGGGCCGTCAGAGCGATCAAGGCTGGGGGAGCAAAGTGATTGATCGCCTCGCGCAGGATCTGCGTGCAGCGTTTCCCGATATTAAGGGTTTCTCGCCCCGCAATCTCAAGTATATGCGCGCTTTTGCAGAGGCGTGGCCGGATTCGGAATTTGTGCAAGAGGTGCTTGCACAATTGCCTTGGTACCATCAAATCGCCCTATTGGACAAACTTCCCGGCCCTGAAACGCGACGTTGGTACGTCTCCCAAACGATCAAGCATAATTGGTCGCGCAACGCGTTGGTATTGCACATCGAAAACCGCCTGCTGGAGCGCAGTGGCAGGGCCGTCAGTAACTTCGAAAACCATCTCCCCAAGGCACAATCCGATCTAGCCCGAGAATCTCTCAAGGACCCTTATCGTTTTGACTTTCTCAGTCTGGGATTGGATGCGCAAGAGCGCGATATCGAAAACGCCTTGATCAAGCATGTCACTGAATTTTTATTGGAGTTGGGCGCAGGCTTTGCCTACGTTGGCCGGCAAGTACTGCTGAATGTTGGCGGTGATGAGTTCTTCGTTGACCTGTTGTTTTACCACTTGAAACTGCGCTGCTACGTAGTGATCGAACTCAAGGCGGGTAAATTCAAGCCCGAGCATCTGGGCAAGTTGAGCTTCTATCTCGCGGCTGTAGATGCCGAACTGAAGCACCCACAGGATGGCCCGACCATTGGCCTGTTGCTGTGCAAGGGTAAAAATGAGGTGGTGGCTGAATATGCTCTGCGCGATAACAACCGGCCTATCGGTGTGGCGGAATATCAGTGGGTAGAGTCTTTGTCGGCAGAACTGCAGACCAGTTTGCCCAGCATTGAGCAGATAGAGAGAGAGCTGGCGGGGTAA
- the dxs gene encoding 1-deoxy-D-xylulose-5-phosphate synthase has product MPTTFQEIPRKRPSTPLLDRAATPDGLRRLGEAELETLADELRLELLYTVGQTGGHFGAGLGVIELTIALHYVFDTPDDRLVWDVGHQAYPHKILTGRRERMASLRQKDGIAAFPRRSESEYDTFGVGHSSTSISAALGMAIAARLQNSDRKAIAVIGDGALTAGMAFEALNHAPEVDANMLVILNDNDMSISRNVGGLSNYLAKILSSRTYASMREGSKKVLSRLPGAWEIARRTEEYAKGMLVPGTLFEELGWNYIGPIDGHDLPTLIATLRNMRDLKGPQFLHIVTKKGKGFAPAEVDPIGYHAITKLEPLDAPAAAPKKASGPKYSGVFGEWLCDMAAADPRLVGITPAMKEGSDLVAFSERFPLRYFDVAIAEQHAVTFAAGMACEGAKPVVAIYSTFLQRGYDQLVHDVAVQNLDVLFAIDRAGLVGEDGPTHAGSFDLSYLRCIPGMLVMTPSDENELRKMLSTGHLYNGPAAVRYPRGNGPNALIEKDLEPIEIGKGIVRRQGSKTAFLVFGVQLAEALKVAEKIDATVVDMRFVKPLDEALVREIADSHELLVTVEENAIMGGAGAAVSEFLARANILKSVLHLGLPDMYVEHAKPAQMLAECGLDEAGIEASVRERLALLNQ; this is encoded by the coding sequence ATGCCCACGACGTTCCAAGAGATTCCCCGCAAGCGCCCGTCCACGCCCCTGCTCGACCGCGCTGCCACGCCGGACGGCCTGCGTCGACTGGGTGAAGCCGAGCTGGAAACCCTGGCCGATGAACTGCGCCTGGAATTGCTCTACACGGTCGGCCAGACCGGTGGGCATTTCGGCGCCGGGCTGGGCGTGATCGAGCTGACCATCGCCTTGCACTACGTATTCGACACCCCGGACGACCGGCTGGTGTGGGACGTGGGCCATCAGGCGTATCCGCATAAAATCCTCACCGGCCGGCGCGAGCGTATGGCCAGCCTGCGCCAGAAGGACGGTATCGCCGCCTTCCCGCGTCGTTCCGAGAGCGAGTACGACACCTTTGGCGTCGGCCACTCCAGCACCTCGATCAGTGCAGCGCTGGGCATGGCGATTGCCGCTCGCCTGCAGAACAGCGATCGCAAGGCGATTGCGGTGATCGGTGATGGCGCGCTGACAGCGGGCATGGCCTTCGAAGCGTTGAACCATGCGCCGGAAGTGGACGCCAACATGCTGGTGATTCTCAACGACAACGACATGTCGATTTCGCGAAACGTCGGCGGCCTGTCCAATTACCTGGCGAAAATCCTCTCCAGCCGTACCTACGCCAGCATGCGCGAAGGCAGCAAGAAAGTGCTGTCGCGCCTGCCCGGCGCGTGGGAAATTGCCCGTCGCACGGAAGAATATGCCAAGGGCATGCTGGTGCCCGGCACGCTGTTCGAAGAATTGGGCTGGAACTACATCGGCCCTATCGACGGCCATGACCTGCCGACCCTGATCGCCACGCTGCGCAATATGCGTGACCTCAAGGGCCCGCAGTTCCTGCATATCGTCACCAAAAAAGGTAAAGGCTTCGCGCCGGCGGAAGTCGACCCGATTGGTTACCACGCGATTACCAAGCTGGAACCACTGGACGCTCCCGCCGCTGCGCCGAAAAAGGCCAGCGGGCCGAAGTATTCCGGTGTCTTTGGCGAATGGCTGTGCGACATGGCCGCCGCCGACCCGCGCCTGGTGGGGATCACCCCGGCGATGAAGGAAGGCTCCGACCTGGTGGCGTTCAGCGAGCGTTTCCCGTTGCGTTACTTCGATGTGGCGATTGCCGAGCAGCACGCAGTGACCTTCGCCGCCGGCATGGCCTGCGAAGGCGCCAAGCCGGTGGTAGCGATTTACTCCACCTTTCTGCAACGCGGTTATGACCAGTTGGTGCATGACGTGGCGGTGCAGAATCTCGACGTCTTGTTCGCCATCGACCGCGCCGGCCTGGTGGGCGAAGACGGGCCGACCCACGCTGGCAGCTTCGATCTGTCCTACCTGCGCTGCATCCCCGGCATGCTGGTGATGACGCCGAGCGACGAGAACGAACTGCGCAAGATGCTCAGCACCGGCCACCTGTACAACGGTCCGGCGGCCGTGCGCTATCCGCGCGGGAATGGCCCGAATGCGCTCATCGAGAAAGACCTGGAGCCTATCGAGATCGGCAAGGGCATCGTGCGCCGCCAGGGCAGCAAGACGGCCTTCCTGGTGTTCGGGGTGCAACTGGCCGAAGCCCTGAAAGTCGCCGAGAAGATCGACGCCACCGTGGTCGACATGCGGTTCGTCAAACCGCTGGATGAAGCGTTGGTGCGCGAGATTGCCGATAGCCATGAGTTGCTGGTGACGGTCGAAGAAAACGCCATCATGGGCGGTGCCGGCGCGGCGGTCAGCGAGTTCCTGGCGCGGGCGAATATCCTCAAGTCGGTGCTGCACCTGGGCCTGCCGGATATGTATGTCGAACACGCCAAACCGGCGCAGATGCTGGCTGAATGCGGGTTGGATGAAGCCGGTATCGAAGCCTCGGTGCGCGAGCGCTTGGCGCTCCTGAATCAGTAA
- the thiL gene encoding thiamine-phosphate kinase produces MGEFELIRNYFAAAPCAQGGEGIALGIGDDCALLALPAGEQLAVSTDTLVAGVHFADPCDPFLLGQRSLAVAVSDLAAMGAHPLAFTLALTTPTVDADWLQRYAQGLNAMAQRCDVGLVGGDTTRGPLSLTLTVFGRVPAGLALTRSGARPGDLLCVGGELGNAAGALPLVLGQRSAAAAIAEPLLAHYWSPQPQLALGLALRGKATSAMDISDGLLADCGHIARASAVSLLIERDAVPLSAALLAFVGNDEARVAALSGGDDYVLVFTLPQAELAPLRANGWPIHVIGRAEAGQGVTLLDSHGQDITPAVHGYQHFRELP; encoded by the coding sequence GTGGGCGAGTTCGAGCTGATCCGCAACTACTTCGCCGCCGCGCCCTGTGCGCAAGGCGGCGAAGGCATTGCCCTGGGGATCGGCGACGACTGCGCCTTGCTCGCGCTCCCTGCCGGGGAGCAGCTGGCAGTCTCTACAGACACCTTGGTGGCCGGCGTGCACTTTGCCGACCCGTGTGACCCGTTCCTGCTCGGCCAGCGCTCGCTGGCTGTGGCGGTGAGCGATTTGGCCGCCATGGGCGCCCACCCCCTCGCGTTTACCCTTGCCCTGACCACGCCGACCGTCGATGCCGACTGGTTGCAACGCTATGCCCAGGGTTTGAACGCCATGGCGCAACGCTGCGACGTGGGCCTGGTGGGCGGCGATACCACGCGCGGGCCGCTGAGCCTGACCTTGACCGTGTTTGGCCGCGTGCCGGCCGGGCTTGCCTTGACGCGTAGCGGTGCGCGGCCGGGGGATCTGCTGTGCGTCGGTGGGGAGTTGGGCAATGCGGCCGGGGCCTTGCCGCTGGTATTGGGTCAGCGCAGCGCGGCAGCCGCCATCGCCGAACCGCTGCTCGCCCACTATTGGTCGCCGCAGCCGCAACTGGCGTTGGGCCTGGCCCTGCGCGGTAAAGCAACCTCGGCCATGGATATCTCCGACGGGTTATTGGCCGATTGCGGGCATATCGCCAGGGCATCAGCTGTCAGCCTGTTGATCGAGCGCGATGCGGTGCCGTTGTCGGCGGCATTGCTGGCGTTTGTCGGCAACGACGAGGCCCGTGTGGCCGCGTTGAGTGGGGGCGACGACTATGTGCTGGTGTTCACGCTACCCCAGGCCGAACTGGCACCGTTGCGGGCCAATGGCTGGCCGATCCATGTGATCGGACGGGCCGAAGCGGGGCAGGGCGTGACGCTGCTCGACAGCCACGGCCAGGACATTACCCCGGCAGTGCACGGCTATCAGCATTTCCGCGAGCTGCCGTAG
- a CDS encoding polyprenyl synthetase family protein translates to MIDAYQASSQARVNAALEPLFVAPSPEMKRLYDAMRYSVMNGGKRVRPLLAYAACEALGAPAEDANGAACAVELIHAYSLVHDDLPAMDDDDLRRGQPTTHKAFDEAYAILAGDGLQSLAFSALLDPRLSRVNAEIRLRMVTALALAAGPAGMVGGQAIDMGSVSLKLDQTALEHMHRHKTGALIEAAVQLGALASGRAEAAQLAALHTYSRAVGLAFQVQDDILDVESDTATLGKRQGADIARDKPTYPALLGLAAAKAYAVELRDQALDALRPFDAAAEPLRDLARYIVERRH, encoded by the coding sequence ATGATCGATGCGTATCAGGCCAGTAGCCAAGCCCGGGTGAATGCGGCGCTGGAGCCCTTGTTTGTTGCGCCAAGCCCGGAAATGAAGCGCCTTTACGACGCCATGCGCTACAGCGTGATGAATGGCGGCAAGCGCGTGCGCCCGTTGCTGGCGTATGCGGCGTGTGAAGCGCTGGGTGCGCCGGCCGAGGACGCGAATGGCGCGGCCTGCGCGGTAGAACTGATTCACGCCTACTCCCTGGTACACGACGATCTGCCGGCGATGGATGATGACGATCTGCGTCGCGGCCAGCCGACCACCCATAAAGCCTTCGATGAAGCCTATGCGATCCTGGCCGGTGATGGCCTGCAGAGCCTGGCGTTCAGCGCGTTGCTCGACCCGCGTTTGAGCCGCGTGAATGCCGAGATCCGCCTGCGCATGGTCACCGCCCTGGCCCTGGCGGCAGGCCCGGCCGGTATGGTCGGCGGGCAGGCGATCGACATGGGTTCGGTCAGCCTCAAGCTGGATCAAACAGCCCTGGAACACATGCATCGCCACAAGACCGGCGCGTTGATCGAGGCTGCGGTGCAGCTCGGTGCCCTGGCCAGTGGCCGGGCCGAAGCCGCGCAATTGGCGGCGCTGCACACCTATTCACGAGCTGTTGGCTTGGCGTTTCAGGTGCAGGACGACATTCTCGACGTGGAAAGTGACACCGCAACCCTCGGCAAACGCCAAGGCGCGGATATCGCCCGGGACAAGCCCACCTATCCTGCGCTGCTCGGGCTTGCGGCCGCCAAGGCGTATGCCGTGGAACTGCGCGACCAGGCCTTGGACGCCCTGCGACCTTTCGACGCGGCGGCTGAGCCGTTGCGTGACCTGGCGCGGTATATCGTCGAACGCCGCCACTGA
- a CDS encoding ABC transporter substrate-binding protein has translation MSVRRWLLVMLCAFTAVLQADEVPVPGKIMLASEEWNDYTGKDGSGLAWDVLRRVFEPAGVTLQIHSAPYTRSIGLAQRGEVDGCVGVYRDEADQVLYPHWPFDSDPIYALGLATLPTPNLATLGDYRLAWVRGYKYEKYLPNVRRFNQIQRRSGILAMLQYGHADFYIEALTEAKYVLSQADDPSRFTLTHIMELPLYIAFADNERGRALMKVYDRRMTALVKNGELKPIFERWKQPYPF, from the coding sequence ATGAGTGTGCGCCGCTGGTTGCTGGTCATGCTGTGCGCCTTTACCGCTGTGCTCCAGGCGGATGAAGTCCCGGTGCCTGGCAAGATCATGCTGGCTAGCGAGGAGTGGAACGACTATACCGGCAAGGATGGCAGCGGCCTGGCCTGGGACGTGTTGCGCCGGGTGTTTGAACCGGCAGGCGTCACCCTGCAAATCCACAGCGCGCCCTATACCCGTTCGATTGGCCTGGCCCAGCGTGGCGAGGTGGATGGCTGCGTCGGTGTCTATCGCGACGAAGCTGACCAGGTGCTGTACCCGCACTGGCCTTTCGATTCCGACCCTATCTATGCCCTCGGGCTGGCCACGTTGCCCACGCCCAACCTGGCGACGCTCGGTGATTACCGCCTGGCCTGGGTGCGTGGCTATAAATACGAGAAATATTTGCCGAATGTGCGCCGCTTCAACCAGATTCAGCGCCGCAGCGGCATTTTAGCGATGCTGCAATACGGCCATGCAGACTTCTACATTGAGGCCCTCACCGAGGCCAAGTACGTGCTCAGTCAGGCCGACGACCCGTCCCGGTTCACCCTCACCCACATCATGGAACTGCCGCTCTATATAGCCTTTGCCGATAACGAACGCGGGCGGGCATTGATGAAAGTCTACGACCGGCGCATGACCGCCCTGGTGAAAAACGGCGAGTTGAAGCCGATTTTCGAACGCTGGAAACAGCCGTATCCGTTCTGA
- a CDS encoding exodeoxyribonuclease VII small subunit, whose amino-acid sequence MALKKVALDFEQSLADLQTLVERLENGELSLEDSLTAFEQGIGLTRDCQSALAQAEQKVQVLLERDGELAEEPFDAEQPE is encoded by the coding sequence ATGGCCCTCAAAAAAGTTGCACTCGATTTCGAACAATCCCTCGCCGACCTGCAAACCCTGGTCGAGCGTCTGGAGAACGGCGAGTTGTCGCTGGAAGACTCGTTGACGGCGTTTGAGCAAGGCATCGGCCTGACCCGTGACTGCCAGAGCGCGTTGGCGCAGGCTGAGCAGAAAGTGCAGGTATTGCTTGAGCGTGATGGGGAGTTGGCCGAAGAACCTTTCGATGCGGAACAACCCGAATGA
- the ycaC gene encoding isochorismate family cysteine hydrolase YcaC yields the protein MSTPTYNRLNKDDAIVLLVDHQTGLISLVQDFSPNEFKNNVLALADLAKFFNLPTILTTSFEQGPNGPLVPELKEMFPDAPYIARPGQINAWDNEDFVKAIKATGRKQIIIAGVVTDVCVAFPTLSALAEGFEVFVVTDASGTFNTTVQQAAWSRMTQAGAQLMNWFSVACELHRDWRNDIEGLGNLLSQRIPNYRNLMNGYAALTAQQK from the coding sequence ATGAGCACTCCAACCTACAACCGCCTGAACAAAGACGACGCCATCGTGCTGCTGGTCGACCACCAGACCGGCCTGATCTCCCTGGTGCAGGACTTCTCCCCCAACGAGTTCAAGAACAACGTGCTGGCCCTGGCCGACCTGGCCAAGTTCTTCAACCTGCCGACCATTCTCACCACCAGTTTCGAGCAAGGCCCCAACGGCCCGCTGGTGCCGGAGTTGAAGGAAATGTTCCCGGACGCGCCGTATATCGCTCGCCCAGGCCAGATCAACGCCTGGGACAACGAAGACTTCGTCAAGGCGATCAAGGCCACCGGGCGCAAGCAGATCATCATCGCTGGCGTGGTGACGGATGTGTGCGTGGCATTCCCGACCTTGTCGGCGCTGGCGGAAGGGTTTGAGGTGTTCGTGGTAACGGATGCGTCGGGCACGTTCAATACCACGGTGCAGCAGGCGGCATGGAGCCGGATGACCCAGGCCGGTGCGCAGTTGATGAACTGGTTCTCCGTGGCGTGTGAGTTGCACCGCGACTGGCGCAACGATATTGAAGGGCTGGGGAATTTGTTGTCCCAGCGGATTCCTAACTATCGCAATTTGATGAATGGGTATGCGGCGCTGACAGCTCAGCAGAAATAA
- a CDS encoding TonB-dependent receptor domain-containing protein, protein MKRLYLALLLLPASHLLADTRVQALKLSDVVISANRQVQARNDSSAANTVFTRADIDRLQPSSLTDLLSRVPGVQVAPTGGRGSLPGIYIRGTKSAQSLVLVDGQRIANTTSGDSGLQYLNVDQIERVEVLRGSRSVIYGSDAIGGVIQVFTRRNAAQGLQPRLKLGVGSNQTWQRSLGLSGGDEQTRFNLGASLDETAGINSTHQSFPSDGDHDAYRNRSLSLNLSHSFSDELEVGFNLLDNRGKSEYDNSFGRYDFATGQSLGQKPYTDYTVSSASGYVDATLSEGWQSRLELGHSENRDTKRDTLSDDFSVFDTYRDSVNWQNDLTLDDRNSLIVGGDWYEDRFHGSTTFTEDSRWNRAAFVQHRFQGEWFSTELGLRRDQNQQFGGQNSWSGTLTVPINPDNDVLLSYSEGFRAPTFNDLYYPDTQYSNPNLQPERSKSYELQWRSQLTDSTRLEASLYRTDLSDAIILDGGKPQNVASARINGFEAALKQELFGWQGNLGVSLIDPRDRDSGHTLARRARRTVNLDLDRQFDKFGVGASWQAISSSYDDEANRNRLGGYALLGLRSSWALSHAVSLSLKVDNLLDKAYSRARYSYNDPAFLNNQDYREEGRVWMFGVTWTPQM, encoded by the coding sequence ATGAAACGCCTGTACCTTGCATTGCTGCTTCTGCCAGCCTCGCACCTGCTCGCCGATACCCGGGTCCAGGCCCTGAAGCTCTCCGACGTGGTCATCAGCGCTAACCGCCAGGTGCAGGCGCGCAATGACAGCAGCGCCGCCAACACCGTCTTCACCCGCGCCGATATCGACCGCCTGCAACCTTCCAGCCTGACCGATCTGCTCAGCCGCGTGCCCGGCGTGCAAGTTGCGCCCACCGGCGGCCGTGGCAGCTTGCCGGGCATTTACATTCGCGGCACGAAGTCTGCGCAAAGCCTGGTGCTGGTGGATGGCCAGCGCATTGCCAACACCACGTCCGGTGACAGCGGCCTGCAATACCTGAACGTCGACCAGATTGAGCGCGTGGAAGTGCTGCGCGGTTCACGTTCGGTGATCTACGGCAGCGATGCGATCGGCGGGGTGATCCAGGTGTTTACCCGGCGCAACGCCGCGCAAGGCCTGCAACCGCGCCTGAAGCTCGGCGTTGGCAGCAACCAGACGTGGCAGCGCAGCCTTGGCCTGTCGGGCGGCGATGAGCAGACGCGCTTCAACCTGGGCGCAAGCCTGGATGAAACCGCCGGCATCAATTCAACCCATCAGTCGTTTCCCAGCGATGGCGACCATGATGCCTACCGCAACCGGTCCCTGAGCCTGAACCTCAGCCATTCGTTCAGCGACGAGCTGGAGGTGGGTTTCAACCTATTGGATAACCGTGGCAAGTCAGAGTACGACAACAGCTTCGGGCGCTATGACTTCGCCACCGGGCAAAGCCTCGGCCAGAAACCCTACACCGACTACACCGTCAGCAGTGCCAGCGGCTACGTCGACGCCACCCTCAGCGAAGGCTGGCAGTCGCGCCTGGAACTGGGCCACAGCGAAAACCGCGACACCAAGCGCGATACCCTCAGCGACGATTTCAGCGTGTTCGATACCTACCGCGACTCGGTCAACTGGCAGAACGACCTGACGCTGGACGACCGCAACAGCTTGATCGTCGGTGGCGACTGGTACGAAGACCGCTTCCACGGCTCCACCACCTTTACCGAAGACAGCCGCTGGAACCGCGCCGCCTTTGTGCAGCACCGTTTCCAGGGTGAGTGGTTTTCCACCGAACTGGGCCTGCGCCGCGACCAGAACCAGCAGTTCGGCGGCCAGAACAGCTGGAGTGGCACGCTGACGGTGCCGATCAATCCGGACAACGATGTGTTGCTCAGCTACAGCGAAGGCTTCCGTGCGCCCACCTTCAACGACCTGTATTACCCCGACACGCAATACAGCAATCCCAACCTGCAACCTGAGCGCTCAAAGAGTTACGAGCTGCAATGGCGCAGTCAGTTAACAGACAGCACCCGCCTCGAGGCCTCGCTGTACCGCACCGACCTGAGCGATGCGATCATCCTCGACGGCGGCAAGCCGCAGAACGTGGCGTCGGCGCGGATCAATGGTTTTGAGGCGGCGCTCAAGCAGGAGCTGTTTGGCTGGCAGGGCAACCTGGGCGTCTCGCTGATCGACCCGCGTGATCGCGACAGTGGCCATACTTTGGCTCGTCGTGCACGGCGCACGGTGAACCTGGATCTGGACCGGCAGTTCGATAAGTTCGGCGTAGGTGCAAGCTGGCAGGCGATCAGCAGCAGCTACGATGACGAAGCCAACCGTAATCGCTTGGGCGGGTACGCCTTGCTGGGCCTGCGCAGCAGTTGGGCGTTGAGCCACGCGGTGTCGCTGTCGTTGAAGGTCGACAACCTGTTGGACAAGGCCTATTCCCGTGCGCGCTACAGCTATAACGATCCGGCGTTCCTGAACAATCAGGATTACCGGGAAGAAGGCCGGGTCTGGATGTTCGGCGTAACGTGGACGCCGCAGATGTGA
- a CDS encoding cobalamin-binding protein — MKRYGLALLLVLSAQVVAVERVVSLAPSLSEIVVELGAADLLVGVLDGGDRPTELANVPSVGRYGQLDMERLLSLKPDLILLWPGSIGAAQREQLQRLNLPVYIAEPHSLEQLTAQVQAIAEQLGRGEAGRVLADKLRQRLADLRQRYQRAEPVRVFYQVWNQPLYTVGGGQIISDALTVCGARNVFDDLTLPAPQVSIESVLQRDPELILVGDQAQLEAWKVWPTMMARVRLVPDKGLERPSGQMLEALARLCQVIAPNL, encoded by the coding sequence ATGAAGCGCTACGGGCTGGCGTTGCTGCTGGTATTGAGCGCCCAGGTGGTGGCGGTCGAGCGGGTGGTGAGCCTGGCGCCGTCGCTTTCCGAAATCGTGGTCGAGTTGGGGGCCGCTGATTTATTGGTCGGCGTGCTCGATGGCGGCGATCGTCCGACGGAATTGGCAAACGTGCCATCGGTCGGCCGCTACGGCCAGTTGGACATGGAACGCCTGCTCAGCCTCAAGCCCGATCTGATCCTGCTCTGGCCCGGCAGCATCGGCGCGGCCCAGCGCGAGCAGTTGCAGCGCCTGAACCTGCCGGTGTACATCGCCGAGCCCCATAGCCTTGAACAACTGACCGCTCAGGTCCAAGCCATTGCCGAGCAATTGGGGCGCGGGGAGGCCGGCCGAGTACTTGCCGACAAACTGCGCCAACGCCTCGCCGACCTGCGCCAGCGCTATCAGCGCGCCGAGCCGGTGCGGGTGTTTTACCAGGTATGGAACCAGCCGCTGTACACCGTGGGCGGTGGGCAGATCATCAGTGATGCGTTGACGGTGTGCGGGGCGCGTAACGTGTTCGACGACCTCACGCTGCCGGCGCCGCAGGTCAGTATCGAATCAGTGTTGCAGCGTGATCCAGAGCTGATCCTGGTGGGCGACCAGGCGCAACTGGAGGCTTGGAAGGTGTGGCCAACGATGATGGCACGCGTGCGCTTGGTGCCGGACAAGGGCCTGGAACGGCCCAGCGGGCAGATGCTGGAAGCGCTGGCGCGGTTGTGTCAGGTGATTGCGCCGAACCTGTGA
- the ribA gene encoding GTP cyclohydrolase II, whose translation MPVVFVAASKLPTPFATFTMHGFLEEATGREHVVLSLGDIADGAPVLGRVHSECLTGDALFSQRCDCGSQLEAAMQAIAREGRGVLLYLRQEGRGIGLLNKIRAYELQDGGADTVEANERLGFAADQRDYAICLPMLEHLGVKSLRLMTNNPRKVKALTEMGITVAERVPLHTGHNPHNKLYLATKASKLDHMMGNEHQGEVDRA comes from the coding sequence GTGCCCGTCGTTTTCGTCGCCGCTTCCAAGCTGCCTACCCCCTTTGCCACGTTCACCATGCATGGCTTTCTCGAAGAAGCCACCGGGCGCGAGCACGTTGTGCTCAGCCTGGGCGATATCGCTGATGGTGCGCCGGTGCTGGGCCGCGTGCATTCCGAATGCCTGACCGGCGACGCGCTGTTCAGCCAGCGCTGTGACTGCGGTTCGCAATTGGAAGCCGCGATGCAGGCCATCGCCCGTGAAGGCCGTGGCGTTCTGCTGTACTTGCGACAGGAGGGCCGTGGCATCGGCCTGCTGAACAAGATCCGCGCCTATGAATTGCAAGATGGCGGCGCCGACACCGTGGAAGCCAACGAGCGCCTGGGCTTTGCCGCCGACCAGCGTGACTACGCCATCTGCCTGCCGATGCTCGAGCACCTGGGCGTGAAATCCCTGCGCCTGATGACCAACAACCCGCGCAAGGTCAAAGCCTTGACCGAAATGGGTATCACCGTGGCCGAGCGCGTCCCGCTGCACACCGGGCACAACCCGCACAACAAACTCTACTTGGCCACCAAAGCCAGCAAGCTCGACCACATGATGGGCAATGAGCATCAAGGCGAGGTCGACCGCGCGTGA